In the genome of Nitrospira sp., the window CGGCACCCGCCGCTCGGCGATATCCAGGTCGGACATGACCTTCAGACGAGATACCAACGGAGGATGGAGTTTGACGTCGAGCGGATCCATGGCGGACACCAGGATGCCGTCCACCCGAAACTTGACCGTCGTGGCACGGTCCGTGGCTTCGATATGGATGTCGCTCGCTCGGCGCTGCATGGCGCTGAGCATAATGGTGTCGAGCAACTTGACCACCGGGCTCTGGTCCTCACCGAAGTGATCGACGGTGAGCACTTCTTCGCCCCGCTCGTCCTCCTTGACCAACACCGATCGATACTCCGCTTCCAATTCGCGCAGCGCCTGACTCGACCCCTCACTACGCTCCAGCGCAGCCTGGATGGCGCTCCGCGAACTCACCACATAGTGCAGCGGCCGATTCAGCAGGATTTCCAACTCATCCAGTGCGAGGAGATTCTGAGGATCAGAGATAGCGATGGTCAGAACGCCCGCCTCATCCTTCACAGGGACGAACGGATGCCGTCGCATCAGCTTCACGGAGATGGTGTGATAAAACTCAGAGTCGACTCGAAATCCGGTGAGTTGGTCATACGGCAACCCAAACTGGGCCGCCAGCGCTTGCGCCAGTTGCGCCTCGGAGATCGTGCCTTCTTCAACCAGCGTTTGCCCCAGCGCCGCGGTGCTCCCGCCGAGGCGGACCACGACCTGATCCACCGTCCGGCGGGTGAGGATTCCTTCACGCACCAGCACATCGGACAGCGACGGCCGCGTAAGATGACGTTGCATGGCCATGTTACTCGCCTCCAACCGGTACCCGATTCCCTATCAAGAATCGCATCGAGCCGCGCGGTCGCCTCATTGGATCGTTCCCGCCATTTGAAAAATCGGCAGATACATGATGATGACGATCCCCCCGACCAACACGCCCATCACCAGCAACAACACCGGTTCGATCCAGGTCGTCAACTGACTGAGACGCACGTCGAGATCGCCTTCGTAAAACTCCGCGACATCTCTCAGCATGGGCTCTAACGAGCCGGTTTCTTCTCCGACCGACAGCATTTCAATCGCCAGCTTCGGCAAAATCTTCGGCCGCTCGATCGCGGCGGCCAGGGTGCTGCCCTCGCGAATTTCATTCACCGCCGAGACCAAGCCTCGCGACACAAAGCGGTTTGAGACGGCGCCGCGGGCAATTTCCAGCGCTTCAACGATGGGAGTACCTCCCGCCAAGACCGTGGCCAACGTGCGGGTCAATTGGATGGTATGGTGTTCCACCAAGATGGTTCCCAACAGGGGCAATCGGAGTAGATTGCGGTCGACGGACAACCGGCCGGCCGATGTCTGGTACCAGGCCCGTCCCATGACCGTTGCTACAATCACAATGATCGTGACCGGAATCAGTTGCGCCTCTCCTATGTGGATCACCGAAATCAGCAACCGAGTTGCCGTCGGCAAATTGGCCGAGGATTCGCCGTATACCGAGATGAAGGTCGGCATGACATAACTCAGAAGAAATCCCACCACCGCAACGCCGACGACGACGAGAAACGCCGGGTAGGCCAACGCCTTCGTCACCTTCTGACGCAACCCGATCATCAACTTGAGATACGCGATATACCGTTGAAGCACCTCGGCCAAATTTCCCGACTGCTCCCCTGCCCGAATGGTGGCGAGGTAGAGATCGGAAAAATACGCGGAGTGCTTGCCGAGCGCTTCCGAGGCTGACGCACCACCGCGAATATCCTGACGCACCGCTTTGAGTGCTTCACGAAACGAAGCCCGTTGGGTGCGATCGATCAGAAGATCCCACACCCGTAAGACCGGTAATCCTGCCTTGATCAGAGCCAGCAACTCCTGGTTGAACACAAGGAAGTCCTGGAGCGGCAGTTTCCCCCAACGACCCGTGGGAAGGCCCGGCACGCCGATCCCCGCCCCGCGTCGAGAGAGACGAAAGACCAGCAGGCCGTCCGATTCGAGCTTGGCGCGCACCAGATGCTCATCATCACCTTCGATATGCCCCTCAAAGGTGGTGCCATCCGCTCGTGCCGCTCTATAGGAAAACACCGCCATGAGTGTATCTGCCTCAGTCGAGGACGCAAGGCCATCCGTTCGCTACTGCGAGACCGCACCTGTCGAGACCGGTTGAATCGCCGCCTGTTGTCGCTTGGGCTCCGGCACACGGAGCGTCCGCCCGACCATGATCAGGTCGCCCGACACGCCATTGAGGGAGCGTAGCGCATTCACTCCCACCTTATGACGTCGAGCAATCGCCCAGAGGGTGTCTCCGTTACGGACGACGATCGTCTTCACCTGCGGTTCGCCCGTTGGGGTTGAGAACGCGGTTGATTGCGCGACAGGAGCCACGATTGTCCCGGTTTCAGCTTCGGAAAGGAACGTCTGAGACGAGGCCGGAGTTTCGTCCATCGCAGGCGGATGCTCCGTCACAGACTCTATTTTCGGCAAGGTCTCTGCGACGCCCTCCGGTATCGACGAGAGACTCTTTCCTCGAGACAACCCCGCCTTCGTCGATTGTCGTGTCGGGTGATGAGGCGGCTGAACAGCCTGGGCCACACGTTCCCGCTCCGTGCGGGCCGCGGACAACTCCTCACGTTGCAGGTCGATGATCTGCCTGGCATCCGCCAGGCGCCGCTCGGTCTCCTGCAACATCCCTTGAAGCTGCGCCCTGGCCACCTGCGCATCAGCTAACTCTTTACGTTGCTCGTCCAACTCCGTACGCAGTTCCGCCGCGGTGCGCTGTGCCTCCCGGACCGCTGCCTTCAGGGAATCCGCGGTCACCTGCAGGTCGGTGGGGGTCGGCTCGGACAACGGCGTCACGCGCGCACAGCCGGTTGAACCATACGGCAGCAGCAGCGCCACTACCCAACACCAGCATCGAAATCCAAATCCCAGCCGTCGCTTCTGAATCGTAGGGTGAATCATGATGTTCATGGCCTTACCATTGGTTGTAGGGAACGCCGTTGGTACCGACAAGATCAGACCCCGAAAAGACATCGACCATCCCGCCCTCAGCTTCATCGACCATTTCCTGCCAGGATGTACTCAGACCGGTTAAGGGGTCGGTCGGCACCCGACGCAGGTATCCGGCCGTCACCAGCGCCTGAATGCCTTCGGGATACTTCCCCTTGTCGGCCCGATGCTGATCGATGACGTCGCGGAGCGAAAACAGATCCTGACGTAACGCGCCTTCCTTGGCTTTGATGATAGCCGCATGGTAGGAGGGAACCGCCAGGGTCGCGAGGATCCCCACGATCGTCACCACGATCATCAATTCGATAATCGTAAAGCCACGAGGGGAAGACACCGTCCATGCGCGCTTACCAATCACGATATTTGGTGCCATCCAAGGCCAGTTCCTGACTCTGAGTCGTAACATCGTACACATCTTCCCCACACCAGTCTTTGATGCTGGCGGGATCTCGGTAGCAACGTAAGCGCCAGTCGGCCGCGCCCGTCATCGGATCTAACGGGATCGACCGGAGGTATCGGCGAATGGTCGTGCCACGGACGGTCGCCTGCTCTCCCGTGAGTTTCACTCCCAATAACACGTCGAGCGACTTCGGGTATCCGTAGGGCCCCGTCACATCCTTGCAGCTCAATCGATTCTTGACGCAGGCAGGACCGGTGAGCGTATCGCCGTCACGTGCCCATTCGAGGTGGAAGGCATCGATTGCAGCCCGAATCACCCGGAGATTCTGCCGCAACTCGATCTCTTTCGTCCGTTTGGTAGAAACCTTGGTGAACGGCAACGCAACGGAAGCAAGGATCGTGAGAATCGTCAGGGTCACGAGCAATTCAAGCAACGTCACGCCGGACTGTTTCACCGCACTCTCACCACTCCTGTCACATCAACCGGTTCCTGCGATGTGTCGGCCCCGGTATGTTTGGCCGTATGCAACCGTACGGTCGACACGCCGGGGGTCTTTGCCAGAAACGTGACCCGCAACAGCCGGCCGTCGTCCTTCGTGGCACCAACAGACCGGTGTAGACGCAGTTCGACGACCCCGTCCGCCAACGACGATGTCGCCGCCACTGGAGCCTTGCCGGCTTCCGTTCCCAACACTTCACCGAGCGTGGCATCCCGGAATTCAAGCACCTTGGGATCGAACTCCAACGTCAGGGTCTCGGTGTCGAACCCTTGCGCATGAG includes:
- a CDS encoding type II/IV secretion system protein is translated as MAMQRHLTRPSLSDVLVREGILTRRTVDQVVVRLGGSTAALGQTLVEEGTISEAQLAQALAAQFGLPYDQLTGFRVDSEFYHTISVKLMRRHPFVPVKDEAGVLTIAISDPQNLLALDELEILLNRPLHYVVSSRSAIQAALERSEGSSQALRELEAEYRSVLVKEDERGEEVLTVDHFGEDQSPVVKLLDTIMLSAMQRRASDIHIEATDRATTVKFRVDGILVSAMDPLDVKLHPPLVSRLKVMSDLDIAERRVPQDGSFRMRLDRKTVDFRVSILPSVFGESVVIRILDREAITTGVSTLRLDRLGFNPEDLKRFRRAITRPYGMVLVTGPTGSGKTTTLYAAISEMNIQEDKLITIEDPVEYQLPGVVQIPVNEKKGLTFARGLRSILRHDPDKIMVGEIRDAETAQIAIQSALTGHLVLTTVHANNVFDVIGRFASMG
- a CDS encoding type II secretion system F family protein, whose translation is MAVFSYRAARADGTTFEGHIEGDDEHLVRAKLESDGLLVFRLSRRGAGIGVPGLPTGRWGKLPLQDFLVFNQELLALIKAGLPVLRVWDLLIDRTQRASFREALKAVRQDIRGGASASEALGKHSAYFSDLYLATIRAGEQSGNLAEVLQRYIAYLKLMIGLRQKVTKALAYPAFLVVVGVAVVGFLLSYVMPTFISVYGESSANLPTATRLLISVIHIGEAQLIPVTIIVIVATVMGRAWYQTSAGRLSVDRNLLRLPLLGTILVEHHTIQLTRTLATVLAGGTPIVEALEIARGAVSNRFVSRGLVSAVNEIREGSTLAAAIERPKILPKLAIEMLSVGEETGSLEPMLRDVAEFYEGDLDVRLSQLTTWIEPVLLLVMGVLVGGIVIIMYLPIFQMAGTIQ
- a CDS encoding LysM peptidoglycan-binding domain-containing protein; its protein translation is MIHPTIQKRRLGFGFRCWCWVVALLLPYGSTGCARVTPLSEPTPTDLQVTADSLKAAVREAQRTAAELRTELDEQRKELADAQVARAQLQGMLQETERRLADARQIIDLQREELSAARTERERVAQAVQPPHHPTRQSTKAGLSRGKSLSSIPEGVAETLPKIESVTEHPPAMDETPASSQTFLSEAETGTIVAPVAQSTAFSTPTGEPQVKTIVVRNGDTLWAIARRHKVGVNALRSLNGVSGDLIMVGRTLRVPEPKRQQAAIQPVSTGAVSQ
- a CDS encoding prepilin-type N-terminal cleavage/methylation domain-containing protein — encoded protein: MAPNIVIGKRAWTVSSPRGFTIIELMIVVTIVGILATLAVPSYHAAIIKAKEGALRQDLFSLRDVIDQHRADKGKYPEGIQALVTAGYLRRVPTDPLTGLSTSWQEMVDEAEGGMVDVFSGSDLVGTNGVPYNQW
- a CDS encoding prepilin-type N-terminal cleavage/methylation domain-containing protein is translated as MKQSGVTLLELLVTLTILTILASVALPFTKVSTKRTKEIELRQNLRVIRAAIDAFHLEWARDGDTLTGPACVKNRLSCKDVTGPYGYPKSLDVLLGVKLTGEQATVRGTTIRRYLRSIPLDPMTGAADWRLRCYRDPASIKDWCGEDVYDVTTQSQELALDGTKYRDW